TGAGCAGTTGATATTACCCTCAATTTTGAATCAACTGGATGAGGAAAAGGGCACCAATTATCTAGGAGATGTGATCAATGCCATCTACAAGTTTGCCCAAGTCATCATCAAAGCAGACGACACGGTGGATTTACAAGATTTGGAATCTTTGTCTCTGATTTGGCAACTGCTGCATTCCTATCAGAAACTAGAGAGTTATCAAGCAGGATTACAAGCTGTCTCTCAGATTGCTCCCACCACACCAAGTCCCACATCAAATCCTGGTACAAACTCTGGAGTAGCGCCACAAGCTGCTGCAACTCCCGCCCCAGAGCAGCCAGAAGAGATTTTAGAGCAAGCACTAGCTGAACTCAATGATTTGACTGGGATGGAAAATATTAAAGAAGAAGTGAAAACCCTGACCAACTTTCTCAAAATTCAGAAAGTCCGAGCTGAGCGGGGTTTAGCTCAAACTTCAGTGTCACTCCATGCCGTGTTTTGTGGGCCACCGGGAACGGGCAAAACTACCGTGGCGCGATTGATGGGGCGGATTTATCACGGTCTAGGATTTCTGAAAAAAGGACATTTGATAGAAACCGATCGCACAGGTTTAGTTGCGGGTTATGTCGGTCAAACGGCTCAGAAAGTAGATGAATTAATTAACTCGGCGTTAGATGGCGTTCTATTTATTGATGAAGCTTATGCCCTAGTGCCTAAAGAAGCAGGACGTGACTTTGGTCAGGAAGCGATCGATATTTTACTGAAACGCATGGAAGACTACCGCGATCGCCTAGTGATTATTGTGGCAGGCTACACCGATGAGATGACCACTTTTATTGAATCCAATCCTGGCTTGAAATCTCGTTTCAATCGCTATTTTTATTTCAACCACTACAAACCGGAGGAACTGCTTGCCATCTTTGAAAAGATGTGTGGCAAAAGTCATTTTCACTTGACTCCTTCCACGCAAGATAAACTACAAACGATGTTTGCAGAGCTTTATGCGAACCGAAACTCAACGTTTGGCAATGCTAGAGTCGCGCGTAATCTGTTTGAGAAGAGCATCGAGCAACAAGCGAATCGATTGGCTGTGCTGACATCCCTAAATGATGAGGTTCTCACAACATTACTTCCCGAGGATATCCCTATTGAGACGGTCAAAGTCCATGCTGGCAAGGTTGACTGGCAAAACCTCACTGTACCCTCTCGCTGAGTGGGACTTTGGATTATATGTTCTTTGCTACAACAATCCTTTTTAATACTTGAACAGGTTGTCGGGGTTTATCCTGTCTGAAAAGGCAACCCCGTACCCCCTGTTCAAAATAGGTGGCAAAATCAAAGCTTGCCTTAGTATGCTCAATCGGTTAATTTTCTTGACCAACTAGCATTAAGCCCACACTGAGGTAGCTAAAGCAGATCGTGATAAGGCCATCAAGTTACAAAGCTTATAAACAGCTCTAGCGCCAACATTGCCATCCCATTCGTCATCCCCCACTTCACACACATCAAAACCAATAATTTTCCGACCGCTATTGACCACTTCACGGAACAAGCAAAATGCCTGTTCCAATTCCAGACCACCGGGCACTGGAGTTCCGGTATGAGGACAAAGTTTGGGGTCTAAGCCATCAGCATCAAAGCTAATGTAAACATGTTGGGGCAGCTCGGCCACCATTTGCTTGCAGAGTTCTAGCCAAGGCACGCCTGCATAAAGCTTTTGCTTCAGTAGAGGGTCGTAGTAGGTGGAGACTCGCCCGCCTGACTGCTGAATTAAACTAACTTCATCATGGCAGAAGTCACGAATCCCTACTTGAACCAGCTTTGAGACTTGAGGCACTTTTAGGGCATTAAACATAATGGAGGCATGGGAGTACTGAAACCCTTCATAGGCTTGGCGCAAATCAGCATGAGCATCAATGTGGAGGATGCCAAACTCTGAATAACGCTCAGCCAAGGCCTGAATGCAGCCCAAGGGAACGCTGTGATCGCCGCCAATCACTGCGACCTGCTTTCCTTGCGCCATTGCTGCTTTAGCTTGCTCAAAGAGCCATTGGTTTACCGCTTCACATTCCTGATTCACGGTTTGCAGTAGGTCTGCCAAGTCTGGATCAGCTTCAATCTGCCTTCCTTGTTCCATGTGGGCAATGATGCGAGTGGCATCCTGCCGTAGACTCTCATTTTTCTGCTGAATATGTTCTGGAATTGGAGCCATAAAGATGCCCTGCTGCCAACCCTCTGGATGATCGAAATCGTAGATATCTAGTTGGCGAGAAGCTTCTAGGACGCGCTGAGGGCCTGCGGCTGTACCCGCACCATACGAGACCGTCACTTCCCAGGGCACACCGAATACGATGGTTTGGGCAGATTCGTAGTTGAAAGGGAGACCCAACAAGTTACCGTTGTCGAGGCCAATATCATTGGGATTAAAGTTCTGTAAGATGTCTTCTCTGGTAGGCATAAGGAAGTTCCTGGAGCAACGTGGGTTAGTAACTTGAGTGATAGGACAGAGACGAGAATCGCTTCACTAAACTGAATGCTCTCCCAGTTTATATTTCCTTTAAGTTGAGAAACAGGGTGGATTAGCGTAGAAGGGATGGGAATCCCGTACCTGCTGAGCAAAACGCATGAAAGCGATCGCTGGCTACCGAGGACTAAGCACACGCCAGACGATGAAGAGAGTAAAAGCTAAGTAACCTAGTACTGTCGCCCAATCTTGCCAGTGATTGGCAGATAGCAAAAATTGGTCGTTCATTGATTGTGCTCCTACACGCCTCATGTCGCTAATTCCATTCTCATCGTTGCATGAGATTACAGATTACTTCTCCTACCCCTTCCGGCTCAAATGGCACTACTTTTCCATCTTGACGAACTCGCAGGCGATCGCGGCAGTTATATACTTCAGTGGGTCTAGCCACTCCATCAACACTCACAGCAGCTCTGTATTCCCAGTAATTCTTGGCGCTGCGTTTGATGCTAAGGATACAGATGGTGCGATCGCTAAGCAAACGACAAAACGATTTTGCCTCTACTGGTGAAACAGGGAAGAGTGACAACACGAGTAGCAACAGAAAAGTAATGAAAAAGGACTTCATGCTTGTCGTCCCCACAGAGCCAGTCCCCCACCTCGACCTCTGGCTGCAATGATATCTTCTTGCACTAAGAAGTAGTTGAAAAAAGCTTGCTTCTCCACCCCCACACTCGCCGAATAAAACTTAGCTTCACTGGTTTCTCCACCGCGGACTGTACCCTGATATAGGGAGAATTCAGACAGTTGCAAAGTGATTCTTGTGAAGTCAAACGCCAAGATGTTGTTTTTGCTCAACAGCTTAGTTGGGCCTGACAGTGCCATTTGAAGCTGACCCAGTTGAACTCGGTTGGTGACGTTACCTGTCTCAAAAGATGCACTGTAGGACGCGTTATCTGTCGCAGTTGAAGGAGATGCAGCTAAAGGGGATGCGGCATAAGCTAGAGAGATCGTGATCAAAGATGGTACGTAGCGACCTGCTCCTAGCACGACTCCAGCCCGCTGCCGAGTTTTGCGAGTACCTGTGATGAAGCAAAGCCGCCAGTCACCCGTAATATCGTTCAAGGAGTAACGAATTTTTTGCTGCTTGTTCGCTTTTTCTACAGCTAACAGTGCCTGAACCACCTGCTCAGGAGTGGGACGCTGACGAGAGCGCTCAAGCACTGCCAAGGCAGCTTGCTGAAGAATGGTCGAGTTGCTGTTCAAGCGGCTTTTGGTTTCACATACACCAATGACTATCTTACGACAAACCTGCTGCTGGCAGAGAACCCTGAAGTTGATGGTTCTAGGTTGAGACTGCGATCGCCTCTGTCCGCTGTTCAGTCTATGAACCTACACATGCAAGTGAGAGAAAACTTCTCAAGACAGCCATAGTAGAAATTAATCCACCCCTTTATGTGACTTTTCTATGACCGTCGAGTCATTAGTACCTAAATTAACTTTTACAGAACTGACGGTAGAGAGTCCGTTGAGCGATCGCGACCGTCCTAAAATTGCTCTCGATCTGCTGCGATCGCTGCATGTTCTAGAAACAACACACCATAGCCGTTTATGGGTCTTTATGGGCCTCTATAGCTTTGCTGCGGCTGCGGCTTGGGTTTTGGCGACTCACTGGGGTAGCTTTTGGTGCCTCTGGGCCTGTGTGCCACTCTATATTTTGGCTGCTGCTGCTCTGCATGGCATCAGTTTGTTTACTCATGAAGGAGTGCATAGTGTCCTGTCTCCTCATCCCCATTGGAATCGTGGGCTAAGTATGGTTTGTGCGATGCCAGTCTTGCAGAATTATGCCGCTTATAAGATATTGCATCTCAAACATCACAAGCATCTGGGTGATCAGGGTGATCCTGACCACTATAAAAACTATACCCATTGGAGTTGGTTAGTCTTCTTGATGCACTGGGGACGTTTATTAGTGGGTTATTCCGTTTATATTGTCGCAATTCCTCTGTTGGGGTTTTGGCAGGGAAATCGTCGCGATCGCCTGTGGATTGGGTTAGAAGTTCTATTGCTCGGACTGCTGATTGCAGGTGTGGTACTTTCTCCTATCCCGCGATCGCTCCTGGTACATGGCTGGCTCATACCCATGTTATTGATCAATGGGATGGTCAATATTCGAGGCATGAGCCAACACACCTTACTAGAACATGAAACTGACTTAATCCGAGGCACGAGAACGCTTCTAACCAATCCTGTCACTCGCTTCTTTATGTGCAATGAAAACTATCACCTGGAACATCATCTGTATCCCGCTGTCCCTTGGTATCATCTTCCTCAACTCCACCAAGAGCTGCACGCAGAACTAGAATCTCGCGATGCACCTTATCTCCCTTCATACTTTGCTTTTGTTCGCGAGTTTGTGGTTGCTAGTATTCGTCGGACTTCTGTGGGTAGCGTCGCGCTGGTAACGCAAGGAGAAAAGCAGTCATGCTAGAGCTACCGACCAAACTGTCAACGCTGTCTTCCCTAATACCATCTGCACCCATATTGGTTTGCGAAGATCTGATCCAGTTCACCACGTTAGATGCTGCTGTTGCCCAGGTTGCAGCCGCATATGATTTCCAACGTCATCCCTATTTCTGCTGGATGGTAGCCCCCGCGACTAGTCGAGAGGCTTTCTGCAACAGCCAATTGCCGTTCCGATTTGCTGTAGAGTCCTTCTCTCAGGCGCTAGCAGCCGTCCTGGCTAGGATTCCCAGTTTAGAAATGCGATTGGCGATCGCAGAGAATGTAGCTGAAGAACATGGGCATGGCGATCGCTGGCGGTCTCACAAATACACATTCCAGCAGTATCTCCAGGCATTGGGGGCTACCAGCACTGGATTGACAAAGCCCTGCCCTACCTCTGTTTTAGCTTTCAATCAGGCTATCCTGAACTACTGTCTTACCCAACCTGCGGAGGTAGGAGCAGCGATGCTAGGGATGATCGAATATCTGTATGTGGGCATTAGTGCCGCGATCGCTCGAACCCTGACCCAGCGAGCATGGGTTGCGCCAGGTAGCCAATCGCACTATGCCGTACATGAAAAGCTAGATACTGAACATGCTCATGACTTATTGCAATTAGCGAGCCCTGGTTGGCAAGACGCTCGATCTCGTCTGTCTCTAGCTCAAGCCTTGCTATTAGGGGCACATTATTTTTGGAGCCTATATGCCGATTTGCTGCCCTCCCTCTGAAATTGCTTTCTCCCAAGTCCGAGAAGATCCTTTGACTGAATGGCAACTGGTGGAGCGATTGGCGAAACAGCAGGAACGGCCATTACGGATCTTGTTGGTTGCTTCTGGAGGCTGTACAGCGCTGAGTTTGTTAGCCCATCCCGCGATCGCGCAGATTGATGCGGTCGATCTTAACCCTGCTCAACTGCATTTAGTTACACTCAAACTGACAGCTTTATTACATCTCTCTCTACCAGAGCAATTACAGTTGTTAGGAGCAGCATCCGATTCTCTTGAGTTTTTTGATGCCGCAGGGATATCTGAACTAGAGGCAGCAGCAAGCGATCGCCTCCAACTATACCAACGCTTACAGACTCACCTCCCTGAAGCAACACGTCTCTTTTGGGATGCTCGTCCGGACCAGATCGCTTTTGGAGTGAATCGAATTGGCAAGTTTGAGCAACTTTTTAGGGAGCTAGCAACTCGCTTTGCTGAACTGGGAATAGACCCACTTCATAACCCCCAAGCGGCAATGGCTCATCCCCACTGGTCAGCTGTGTTTGCAGCTGTATTCGAGCGAGACAAACTAATGCAGACTTTTGGCCCCGCAGCGGTGAGCTATTCTATGGATCGGAGTTTTAGCGAGCACTTTGCGAATGTGTTTGCTCAAGCTTTGCAACGATTTGCCCCTAATCAGAACTACTTCTTGACGCAGGTATGGCGCGATCGCTATGCGCTTGGCTCCGACGGTGTGCCGCCTTATCTCCAAGCTGCGGTGCAAGAATCAATTCGTCAGTTAGGCACTTCACGGTTGGCACTGCATCTGGGGCCTTTTACAGAAGTCTTATTAAGGCTGATTCAGCAAGATGCTTACGATTTGATTCAATTCTCCAATATTTCTGATTGGATGCCGATTCCTAATCTACACAAAATGCTATCTACAGCAGCGACAAATTTGCGACCAGGAGGGATATTGCTGGGCAGGCGTCTGAACGGTGATCATGATTTGGCGGCAATGATGGCTGAGCATGTTGCAGTTGATCGGCAGCTCAGCGCTGAATTACTGGCTAGCGATCGCTCCTATTTTTACCGAGAGGTGGTTGCAGGAGTGCGACTATGAAATTTCATCGCCTGAGCTTAGAGGAGCGTCCACTGTGGCAATCTGGTATTGCTGCTATTGAGCAGATAGCTAGCTACCCTTTGGGAAATGACTTTTTTCAACTGGACCACGGATCGGATTACTTCGCCTTTTTTGACCGCTTAGGATCTGTCAATTACTATGTGGCGCTGGATGGCGATCGCGTAGCGGCTGTGGGGGCAGGAGTTTTACGACAGGTAAAAACTCGGCGGGCAGAAGCTTTGCAGCCAGCTTGGTATCTGTGTGATTTGAAGGTTCATCCCCTTTACCAGAGACAGCAGCTCTCGATGCGGATTCTTAGCCATGCGATCGCGGATGGGTTGCCAACTTGTGTTACAGGATACACCATCTCCATGAATACCGAAGATGGCAGTGCCAGTCGCTGGGTTCGCGTTCTAGAGCGATTTGATCAAATTGCTTTTTGTCGGGCAACGACACTTGGTATCTATAGCTGTGATGCCATGACTATGCAGAAGCTAGAGCCGATACTAAATAAGCATCGTGGACCTATTACTTATCTCTCCCTCCAAGGAGTTAAAGATCTCCGCTTGCAGAGCACAGGCCAAATATTGCCTCTACTCCATGTGCAGTGGGGAGAAGGCAAAGTAGGGGCGATCGCAGTTCCCCAACCTGGATACACTCATATGTTTTGTGCTCCTACAGAGGATGCTCTAGCCACAGAACTGTCAAGGCTCGAAGTATATCCTAGTGCAACCGCTAGTGTTGTGAGTCATGGGATGCAAAGCGACTGGCGATTTATTTTAACTAGTGATATTTAATTCGATTCAAGCCTCTGGAAGGATGCTGCTAGAACATTTCACGCTTAATGTAGGACCGGAACTCAGCAATAAACTCGGTAATGCATTCGTTAATAGAACGACCGCTCTACCGCTGGAATTTATTGTTGATACCCCTGGCTGAAAATTATTATGAGCTTGACTAATCCTTAAAAATAACTTCATAAAAATGACTTACTCACTGTTTCACCTGATTTTTATCTTGCCGCCCATTTTGTTGCTCGCCTTGCAGCAACCGCAACCCCTAGCAGGCGTGGGAGGTCGTAAAGCTGCGCTCTCTCTGCTCTTGATTGCTGCTGTAGCGTTTATCTACACGACACCTTGGGACAATTATCTAATTTGGCGCGATGTGTGGCACTATGGCCGCGATCGCGTAATGGGTACCGTTGGTTATGTCCCCATCGAAGAGTATTTATTTTTTGTGCTACAGCCGATTCTGACCGGGTTATGGCTATATCGGTTGTTAGCTCATACCGAGGAACCCAGCGAACTCAAATCTTCTCCCGCAGCCAATATAGGAGGAGCGATTATCTGGGCAGGTTTAGGTCTCGCGGGTGGTTGGTTACTACAACGCGATTTTGGCGTTTATCTGGGGCTGATTTTGGTGTGGGCTAGCCCGATCCTAGCCTTGCAATGGTTGGTGGGCGGAGCACAGCTTTGGGTTCGCAAACGTCTTTGGCTCACCGCCACTTTAGTCCCCACTTTGTACCTCTGGATAGCCGATCGCATTGCCATTGGCCAAGGCATTTGGAGCATATCAGAGGTGTATACCACTAGGTTGCATTTATTTGGGCTACCTATTGAGGAAGCGACATTTTTCCTGGTAACAAATTTTTTAGTAGTACAAGGGTTATTGTTGCTCTTAGTGTTTAGTAAAGCCGACAAGCCCTTCCTCCAGACTGAGAGCGAGTTTTGAGTTTCTAGACCGCTTCTACCTTGAAACTTATTTCGTTGTACGGAGAGAGATTAACAAATATTATGCTAACTTGATTCAATAGTTAAGTCACCTTAACTAGCAGTGTTTACAACGTATTGACTATGTCTTGGTTGTTCTTAGCTCCTTTGGGAATTGCAATTACTGCATTTTTCATCTACGAACGATCCTGCGATGAGATCGCTATTTTATCAGCGGTTGCAGCCATTACAGGCGTCCTTTTTGGTCTTATTCTGGCACCCTGGCAATTGCAGTTGGTGGCTTTGCTCCTGGGTCTCATGTTGAGCCAAAAATTCATTAAAGCAGAGCGCTATCAGTCCAACTCTCGCTCTGAGGCCGATCCCATGATGACCATGATGTACAACGGTTTAGATCGCCAAAGGCCTTTCAAGTAAGCGATTTCTCTGCCTGCACAAACGCAATTGTGCTTACCCAGGATATAGTTTTCTCTTGTAAGTAGCGCTGAAACAGCTTGCCGACCCAATTTATCTCTAATTCTGACAGGTAATGGCTGAGGTGATTGGCATAGGTAGGCGGATGAGCTGCGATCGCAAACCATCGCTCGATTAAAGTGGCAGAGATATACATTTCCGCGATCGTTTGAATTGTCTCGATTTGAGCTCTACATCCTGCTTGCTCAAAGTCAAGCTTCAGGTCTGTGTGGTCCCAACTCATCTTAGGATCGCTTGTGTCTGCGTAGATGGCTTCTTCAGCAGTCACTAATCGTTGATACAGATCAGGCTCAACGTGAGCCGGGTCTAGCAATCGATACAATCGTTGGCTATGGCGTGGCATTGTTTCCGCTAGTGTGATTTTGCCTCCAGATTGTAAGAGAGATACGCAGATGCGAATTAGGCCAGGTCTATTTACTGCTACCATTAAGACGTTGCGGCCCACAATATGATCGAACCTAATCTCGGGTGCCTGAGCCGTTAATAAAGCGGGTAGTTGTTGCACAGGGCCTTGCAGAATTGTCGGTCGTAGCAACTCTGGCAAAGCTTCTGCTTGAGCTTGTAAGCGTTCTACGTCTGTTGAGGTTGGCACCTGTACGTAGACACCACCTTCTGGGACTCGGCGCAGTGCTTCCCAAGTGAGTAAACCGTTGCCACCATTGAGTTCTAGGATTGTGTGGTGCCGCTGGGGTTGAGCCATTTCAAACAGGCGATCGCGGACCTGTGCTAAGCGTTCTCCAGTTTGAGATAGCGTGCGTTGTAGCCAACGTTCTTGAGCTTTATTAGTGGGGCTGTAGGTGAGAATTTCTGGAGCCGTTACATCTAAGCCTTCGGCGATCGCAGCCAGTTGGGCTTCCCGACGACGCTCGACTTGGGTACGAATGCCTGCTTCAAATCCTTGCTCCGAAGGTTGGTAGAATACTTGGCCTTGCAGCGCCGTTGGTAGATATTGCTGTGCCACCCAATGATCGCGGTAGGCATGAGGATAAAGGTAGTTAGCTCCATGTCCAAAGCTGTGTTTATCTCGATTGGCATCCTTGAGATGGGAGGGCACATCCGCTTCGCGTTCTCGCTCCACGGCAGCTAAGGCATCAAAAAAGCCCATCACACTGTTAGATTTTGGGGCGGTTGCCAAATACAGAGCCGCCTGAGCTAACGGGTAGCGACCTTCGGGCATGCCCACGCGATCGAATGTGGCGGCACAGGCATTGACTCTGGCGACAGCCTCCGGATCTGCGAGTCCCACATCTTCACTCGCTAAAATCAACATGCGGCGAAAGATAAATCGCGGATCCTCCCCGGCGTAGACCATGCGAGCCAGCCAATACAAGGCTGCATCTGGATCACTGCCCCGCAGACTTTTGATGAAGGCGCTGATGATATCAAAGTGGGCGTCTCCCTCTTTGTCATACAAAACCGCTCGCTGCTGAATCGACTCTTCGGCAACTGCGAGATCAATGTGAATTGTGCCCGTAGGAGTAGGAGTTGTGGTTTCAACCGCAAGTTCCAACGCATTGAGGAGACTGCGAGCATCTCCGTTCGCCACATTAACGAGATGATCTAGCGCTTCTGGATCAAGCTGAATCGCGCGATCGCCATAGCCTCGTTCGGCATCCGTCAGCGCTTGGTACACAACTCCAACTAAATCAGCCGCGGTGAGCGACTTGAGCTGAAAAATTCGAGAACGGCTAACGAGGGCTTTGTTGACTTCAAAGTAAGGATTTTCGGTCGTGGCTCCAATCAGAATCACGGTGCCATTCTCTACCCAAGGCAACAGTGCATCTTGTTGCGACTTATTGAAGCGATGCACTTCATCCACAAACAAAATGGTTCGTTGATTGTGGCGATCGCGCCGTTCTTGAGCCGTTTCCACCGCTGCGCGGATTTCTTTCACCCCTGCCAACACCGCATTAATCGAAATGAAGTGCCCCTGAGTGCTGTTGGCGATCACCCGTGCCAGCGTCGTTTTGCCTGTACCTGGTGGCCCCGCAAAAATCACAGACGCGAGCTGGTCAGCTTGAATGGCACGGCGCAGCAGTCGTCCGGGGCCAACAATATGCTCCTGCCCGACAAATTCATCTAAAGTGCGGGGGCGCAGGCGATCGGCAAGAGGGGCAGCTATCGGGTTCAAGGCAAGTCTGGGTGGGGAGGAATTAGGGTCTCAAGCTAGGATAGCTCGCAGAACTGCCAAAATTACTAGTGGTCTTCTAAGACAACCCTAAGGAGAGAACAGCGTGAGCAACCTAGAGAAAAAGCGGTTGGATGTAGCCCTGGCGATCGCGGGTTACGCCGTGGGCAGCGGTGCAGCAGTGGCGGTGCCGACTTTCGGCGGAGAACTGCCAAAACAAGTGCTGCTCAGTACTTCCGACGTGCTGATGTACACCAGAATTTGGAAGATTTACTTTGAAGAGGATTTGTCCCACAGCAATTTGATGGAAATGCTGACCCAGGTGGGACTAGTGACCGTGGCTGCAACTGGCGTTGCGTACATTGTGGCGAAAGGTAGCACCGCAATTTTGAAAGAATTTATCAATTGGCTCGGCCCTCTAGGTTGGGGAGCGACTGCCGCGATCGCTGGATCTCTAGCCGCTCTATCCGGTGCAGCCTGGGCACTTTACTGCGACTACCTGTATGCGGAACGCAACCCCCAGCCTTCGATCTAACTGAGCTACTTGGAGCTAATAGCAATACTTTGTGGTGTCCAAGTCGGGCCAGGACAGCGTGGCCCCTCGGTTGTCCAATTGATAGGGTCAATGCACATACGGCGGGCTTGCATGCCTGTATCCCAAGCGTGGTAAACGATGTAATCAGTTTCGCTATCTGGACCGACCGTGATTGAGTTATGACCCGGACCGAGAACGTAACCGGGATGCGATCGCAAAACTCTTGGGCCTGCTTCATTGCCTACATCTGAGTATGGCCCCATCACGTGATCCGCCACGCCATAATCCACCCCGTAGCTATCCGTTTCCCAGCGCCCGCCACTGTAGAAGCAATAGTAGCGATCGCCATACTTCCGGACACAAGGGCCTTCTAGAGTATGCCAATCGTAGATGCCGCCATACATGGGGCGATCGGTGAGAAATCTTTGCCAATCGGATCTGGCCCGCAAGACGACTTTGCCTTCACCTGCTAGTTTGGTCATGCTTTCCAAGCGATCGACCATTAGGGCAGTGCCAGCACGAGTAGTTTCGTTAGTGTCTAAAAAGTCTTGGGCATAGAATAAGTACCATTGACCATCGTCATCACGGAAGGCGTGGGGGTCGATCGCGAACGGGCAGGACTGCGGATCTAACAACGGTTCGCCCACATCTTGATATGCGCCTAGCGGATCTTGGCTGGTAGCAACTCGTAACTGGTGGTTTTTATCTTCATGCCCCGCCGAGTAATAGAGATAGAAGGTGCCGTCGCAGTAAGCGACCTCCGGTGCCCAGAAGTTATTTCCCAAACTGGGGTCAGGCCGTACCAAGGCATTTTGCACAAATTCCCAATTGATCAGGTTGTCAGAGCGCAATAGCGGAAAAACTCGTCTCTGCCCAGCTTCCTCTACTTCTCCGGCGGCTTCTGCTGGCCCTGTGCCGATCGCGTAGTAAATACCTTGATGCTGCCAAACAAATGGATCGGCAAAATAATGAGGATAAATGGGGTTAGTGTAAGTTGTGTTTTCTGCGTTTGCTTGGGGGCCTAATCCAGATCTCGCTTCAGATTGAGTCATCATCACTCCTTGCACTGCAATCCATCCTCATCACCAGGAAATGAAGCAGCAAAAAAATAGAGGATGGAACTTTGATCGTTAGCGATCGGCGTTCAATCATCCTCTATCTGGAGTAAGCTTCTGGGATTAAGGTTTAGTACTTAAAATTGATGTAAGTTTCGGTCTTATTCTCTGGTAGCTGCTCTACCACATTGCAGCGCAACATTTCCTGGAGGTGCTGCGGTAGGCTCTCGTAATAATCTTTCTGAACCGTCAAATCCATTACAGGGGTATGCAACCAGTGCATCACATAACCCATCACTACCATTGGTCGGGGTTGAGCAGTGATGTTGGGTGAACCCCGGTGGATTGCCAAAGGCGATCGGATAATCACATCACCCAGTTGCATGGGGAAAGACTCAACGGGAATCTCACCTGCTCTAATCTTCACCAATGCTTCTTCACGGGGCATGACGTGGGTGCCACGAGCCATTTGGAAGGGGCCGTTGTCTTCCGTCACTTCGACTAGGGGAAAGTTAACCGCTAGAGCATAGAGTGGCGTGACAATCTGATCAGTAAAGAGAGGACGGAAATCCCGGTGCAGTTCTTGGTATTCAGAGTCTTGGAAGGGCGTATCGGCTCCTAGTTGCACCAAGCGGTATTCCTGAAAAAAGACCCGATCGAGCACACCCAAAATCGTGGGGTTGGCAAATACTTTCGTATTTGCGAAGGGTTGCACCCAAGGCAGAGTCAAATAATAACGGTTTTTCTCACGAGGGGCTAACCCACCGGGCCGCTGCTGACGCTCTCGAAAGAGTGCATCAAATGCTGCTGCCCACTCTTGGACCAACTCGCGATCGAAGAGTTCGGGAATGACACAAATTCCATCTCGATTAAGCACTTCGGCAAATCGATCTAAATCCCCTGCTGTGAATTTGCTAACA
Above is a window of Trichocoleus sp. FACHB-46 DNA encoding:
- a CDS encoding AAA family ATPase, whose translation is MNPIAAPLADRLRPRTLDEFVGQEHIVGPGRLLRRAIQADQLASVIFAGPPGTGKTTLARVIANSTQGHFISINAVLAGVKEIRAAVETAQERRDRHNQRTILFVDEVHRFNKSQQDALLPWVENGTVILIGATTENPYFEVNKALVSRSRIFQLKSLTAADLVGVVYQALTDAERGYGDRAIQLDPEALDHLVNVANGDARSLLNALELAVETTTPTPTGTIHIDLAVAEESIQQRAVLYDKEGDAHFDIISAFIKSLRGSDPDAALYWLARMVYAGEDPRFIFRRMLILASEDVGLADPEAVARVNACAATFDRVGMPEGRYPLAQAALYLATAPKSNSVMGFFDALAAVEREREADVPSHLKDANRDKHSFGHGANYLYPHAYRDHWVAQQYLPTALQGQVFYQPSEQGFEAGIRTQVERRREAQLAAIAEGLDVTAPEILTYSPTNKAQERWLQRTLSQTGERLAQVRDRLFEMAQPQRHHTILELNGGNGLLTWEALRRVPEGGVYVQVPTSTDVERLQAQAEALPELLRPTILQGPVQQLPALLTAQAPEIRFDHIVGRNVLMVAVNRPGLIRICVSLLQSGGKITLAETMPRHSQRLYRLLDPAHVEPDLYQRLVTAEEAIYADTSDPKMSWDHTDLKLDFEQAGCRAQIETIQTIAEMYISATLIERWFAIAAHPPTYANHLSHYLSELEINWVGKLFQRYLQEKTISWVSTIAFVQAEKSLT
- a CDS encoding glycoside hydrolase family 43 protein — protein: MMTQSEARSGLGPQANAENTTYTNPIYPHYFADPFVWQHQGIYYAIGTGPAEAAGEVEEAGQRRVFPLLRSDNLINWEFVQNALVRPDPSLGNNFWAPEVAYCDGTFYLYYSAGHEDKNHQLRVATSQDPLGAYQDVGEPLLDPQSCPFAIDPHAFRDDDGQWYLFYAQDFLDTNETTRAGTALMVDRLESMTKLAGEGKVVLRARSDWQRFLTDRPMYGGIYDWHTLEGPCVRKYGDRYYCFYSGGRWETDSYGVDYGVADHVMGPYSDVGNEAGPRVLRSHPGYVLGPGHNSITVGPDSETDYIVYHAWDTGMQARRMCIDPINWTTEGPRCPGPTWTPQSIAISSK
- a CDS encoding phytanoyl-CoA dioxygenase family protein → MVQSLNTTGVSKFTAGDLDRFAEVLNRDGICVIPELFDRELVQEWAAAFDALFRERQQRPGGLAPREKNRYYLTLPWVQPFANTKVFANPTILGVLDRVFFQEYRLVQLGADTPFQDSEYQELHRDFRPLFTDQIVTPLYALAVNFPLVEVTEDNGPFQMARGTHVMPREEALVKIRAGEIPVESFPMQLGDVIIRSPLAIHRGSPNITAQPRPMVVMGYVMHWLHTPVMDLTVQKDYYESLPQHLQEMLRCNVVEQLPENKTETYINFKY